A stretch of Henckelia pumila isolate YLH828 chromosome 4, ASM3356847v2, whole genome shotgun sequence DNA encodes these proteins:
- the LOC140866286 gene encoding WRKY transcription factor 22-like produces MADVVDSMEDWSLQAIVRQSSGDHLTKILHMDEEDQSVDHGFRSSYPEFFHMSIGSYSDELEKLYKPFYPAGICHPLPNSTQKSGSEFQENRPRDDDDAVEDKQADHDQSDRSSGTGEFVAKVDGGAYTPKYKRRKNQQKRVMIQVSADGLGSDLWAWRKYGQKPIKGSPYPRSYYRCSSSKGCLARKQVEQSCSDPGMFIITYTAEHSHSQPTRRNSLAGTVRQKFPNPKSPNHTPKLDANIATTLVSPKPLDDLQASSSIKQEMKEENDQILPISSDGGFDDDYNQFDISDSMFNDDFFSGLDFLDGLDCHARTSCR; encoded by the exons ATGGCTGACGTTGTGGATAGCATGGAGGATTGGAGCCTTCAAGCCATAGTCAGGCAATCCAGCGGCGATCATTTGACAAAGATTCTCCACATGGACGAAGAAGATCAGAGCGTCGATCACGGGTTCCGTTCGAGTTATCCAGAGTTCTTCCACATGTCGATTGGTTCCTATAGTGATGAATTAGAAAAGCTTTACAAGCCCTTCTACCCAGCTGGAATCTGCCATCCTCTTCCTAATTCCACACAGAAATCAGGTTCCGAGTTTCAAGAAAATCGACCCCGAGACGACGACGACGCGGTTGAAGACAAGCAGGCTGATCATGATCAATCTGATCGATCATCAGGGACTGGTGAATTTGTAGCTAAAGTTGATGGAGGAGCTTATACACCAAAATATAAGAGAAG GAAGAATCAGCAAAAAAGAGTGATGATTCAAGTTTCCGCAGATGGCCTTGGTTCTGATTTGTGGGCTTGGCGCAAATATGGCCAGAAACCTATCAAGGGCTCACCCTATCCCAG AAGCTATTACAGGTGTAGTAGCTCAAAGGGCTGTTTGGCAAGGAAGCAAGTGGAGCAAAGTTGCAGTGATCCAGGAATGTTTATCATAACCTACACAGCCGAGCACAGCCATAGCCAGCCAACTCGAAGGAACTCGTTAGCCGGTACCGTCAGGCAGAAATTTCCCAATCCCAAAAGCCCAAATCACACACCCAAACTAGACGCTAACATTGCTACTACACTAGTCTCTCCAAAACCCCTTGATGATCTCCAGGCGTCTTCATCAATCAAACAGGAGATGAAAGAAGAAAATGATCAAATATTGCCCATCTCGAGTGATGGTGGCTTCGACGATGACTACAACCAGTTCGACATCTCAGATTCCATGTTCAACGATGacttcttctcgggtctggATTTTCTTGATGGCCTCGATTGTCATGCAAGAACTTCATGTAGATGA